Proteins encoded together in one Chitinophaga sp. LS1 window:
- a CDS encoding TonB-dependent siderophore receptor gives MQPAIKITTAFLLCTTIAAAQDTTIGFSSQLKEISISSKYYKPYSLNTVSSALRLQTPLVSLSQNIQEISQDVIRDQASFNMTEGVSRNVSGVVRQEVSNNLGPYMFMRGGQISTLRNGIDLTPIYRGPVPEDVSIIDRVEFIKGPSLFMSNIGDPAGTFNVMTKQPTGNERKTVDVMLGSWDFYRIAADLDGNLSKKLQYRLNAMAMTANSFVKYDFNKRFLIAPVLKYNLSERTEITAEYTFQQFRYGLMSPIVMSPKGFGTLPNDFTISEKSLPPYHVSDHTAFLTYFHRFSDNWRFTLRGAWMRDDKEGIYMWVTGVNTADSGTLLRNPKYDLDRTQVFSEQAFVNGKFITGLVTHQLLAGVDVNQKKFIADSYVSYDTNYYPLDIDNPVYGTDIPGYHTPGGVKNGNTRQKINYYSLYALDELSFFADKVRLTLGVRYTSIKTNNVVSGVTTAADDKVFTPRVGLSYTILKGFTAYGLYDRTIVPQAGMTSSGESIEPMKGRSAEIGMKKNWMNGRWNTTFALYDIQRSNIMQTDPDNSLYKVQVGETAARGVDVDVMGQLFKGMNVIINYAFSDAKVEKDVSKALINTRTPMYVKHVQNTWLNYELPCALSFSLGYQYQGQRGERYATATQHKTPDYFRLDAGVGYKYKKLKVNLLVNNLLNKHLIATPWYRNGLYYWVPQPGINGRLSISYNI, from the coding sequence ATGCAACCTGCTATTAAGATCACAACAGCATTCCTGTTATGCACAACTATTGCTGCAGCACAGGATACTACTATTGGGTTTTCTTCCCAGCTGAAGGAAATCAGTATTTCTTCCAAATACTATAAGCCATATAGTCTCAATACGGTGTCCAGCGCCCTACGCCTGCAGACGCCACTGGTCAGCCTCTCACAGAATATCCAGGAGATCAGTCAGGACGTGATCCGGGACCAGGCCAGTTTTAATATGACAGAGGGAGTCTCCAGGAATGTAAGTGGGGTGGTGAGGCAAGAGGTGTCTAATAACCTCGGCCCCTATATGTTTATGAGAGGGGGACAGATCTCTACTCTCCGGAATGGGATCGACCTGACGCCTATTTATAGGGGACCTGTACCAGAAGATGTCTCGATCATAGACAGGGTGGAGTTTATCAAAGGACCATCCCTCTTTATGAGCAATATAGGAGACCCTGCAGGGACCTTCAATGTGATGACGAAGCAGCCTACCGGAAATGAAAGGAAGACGGTGGATGTAATGCTGGGGAGCTGGGATTTTTATCGGATTGCGGCTGACCTTGATGGGAATTTAAGTAAGAAGCTTCAATACCGGTTGAATGCAATGGCGATGACAGCCAACTCCTTTGTGAAGTATGATTTTAATAAAAGATTCCTCATTGCACCAGTGCTGAAATACAACCTGAGTGAGCGAACTGAGATTACGGCGGAATATACCTTTCAGCAATTCAGATATGGCTTAATGAGTCCGATCGTCATGTCACCAAAAGGGTTTGGTACGCTGCCGAATGACTTTACGATTTCAGAAAAGAGTCTGCCTCCCTATCATGTATCTGACCATACAGCCTTCCTCACCTACTTTCATCGCTTTAGTGACAATTGGCGCTTTACACTCAGAGGGGCATGGATGAGAGATGATAAGGAAGGGATATATATGTGGGTAACCGGCGTAAATACAGCGGATTCCGGTACACTGCTGCGCAATCCCAAATACGATCTGGACAGAACACAGGTATTCTCCGAACAGGCCTTTGTTAACGGGAAATTTATTACCGGGTTGGTGACGCACCAGCTGCTAGCCGGTGTGGATGTGAACCAGAAGAAATTTATTGCGGATAGTTATGTTTCCTATGATACCAACTATTATCCTTTGGATATTGACAACCCGGTGTATGGGACGGACATCCCGGGTTATCATACGCCAGGTGGCGTGAAAAATGGTAATACCCGGCAAAAGATCAATTATTACTCGTTATATGCACTGGACGAACTGTCGTTTTTCGCAGATAAGGTAAGATTGACACTGGGTGTGAGGTATACGTCTATCAAAACAAATAACGTGGTGTCTGGTGTGACGACAGCTGCTGACGATAAGGTGTTTACACCGCGGGTTGGATTGAGTTATACCATTCTGAAAGGGTTTACTGCTTATGGTTTGTATGACAGAACGATCGTACCACAGGCAGGTATGACCAGCTCCGGGGAAAGTATTGAGCCAATGAAAGGGCGCAGTGCAGAGATAGGGATGAAAAAGAACTGGATGAATGGAAGGTGGAATACAACGTTTGCACTTTACGATATTCAGCGGAGCAATATCATGCAGACTGACCCCGATAACAGCCTGTACAAAGTGCAGGTAGGTGAAACGGCTGCCCGTGGGGTGGATGTTGATGTAATGGGACAATTGTTTAAAGGGATGAATGTGATCATTAACTATGCCTTCAGTGATGCGAAAGTAGAAAAGGATGTGAGCAAAGCACTCATCAATACGCGTACGCCGATGTATGTAAAACATGTACAGAACACATGGCTGAACTATGAGCTACCCTGCGCCTTGTCTTTTTCATTGGGTTACCAGTACCAGGGGCAGCGTGGCGAACGATATGCCACTGCTACACAGCATAAAACCCCGGATTATTTCCGGTTAGATGCAGGGGTGGGGTATAAGTATAAAAAGTTAAAGGTAAACCTGCTGGTAAATAACCTGCTGAACAAACACCTGATTGCAACACCATGGTATAGAAACGGGCTTTATTATTGGGTACCACAGCCCGGCATTAACGGACGCCTATCTATCAGTTATAATATTTAA
- a CDS encoding DUF3526 domain-containing protein — translation MLRIIIKHEIKLLLRNKVLVYLFTIIFFILLASLWIGSSMYKKQLGTIQKIKQYDTEITDSLRQRIHRIESNHMVYPGFIWDDPTFAYNTARNEGPQFAIKQPFPLQALSIGQSDIQPFYYKVYINKKQYLTYDGEIENSFLQFIGNFDFSFVVVYLFPLLIIIFSYNVLSSEKEQGTWVLLKTSNQSLARLIFSRVGIRFLLFTVFFWLVVTPVLMVLIGSAFVFSDNWWWMVACVSLYFAFWFSLSMLVNSFSMSSAVNAMTLIFIWLFTGIIVPNVLQIGLNKMYPIPSRISMVIEERKALNSYFEKDGQELTKDVFNNPRTMIRQASIVTPGMVYGYGVIVYKSQEIKDAAAEVAERKLYGQIERQQEAISSFQLASPALMLQEQLTTLAGTHWHQFNSFSTDVDTFRKVTQRFYYPKMAYDSTYRTFNNDDVDAIPRFVPKQYAGFGWSPLSRSALIYLLITVGVLIAGYRNLLAVVK, via the coding sequence ATGCTACGAATTATTATTAAACATGAAATAAAGTTACTACTCAGAAATAAGGTGCTGGTATATTTATTTACGATCATCTTTTTTATTTTGCTGGCTTCCTTGTGGATTGGAAGCAGCATGTATAAAAAGCAGCTGGGGACGATTCAGAAAATTAAGCAGTATGATACTGAGATTACGGATAGTCTGCGGCAAAGGATACATCGTATTGAATCGAATCATATGGTGTACCCGGGATTTATCTGGGACGATCCTACTTTTGCTTATAATACCGCGAGGAATGAGGGCCCGCAGTTTGCGATCAAGCAACCATTCCCTTTGCAGGCATTGAGTATCGGACAAAGTGATATTCAGCCTTTTTACTACAAGGTGTATATCAATAAGAAGCAATACCTGACGTATGACGGGGAGATTGAGAATAGTTTTTTGCAGTTCATTGGAAACTTTGATTTTTCTTTTGTGGTGGTGTACCTGTTTCCTTTGCTCATTATTATTTTCTCCTATAATGTGCTTTCTTCAGAGAAGGAACAGGGTACATGGGTATTATTGAAAACAAGCAATCAATCACTGGCGAGGTTGATCTTCTCAAGAGTGGGGATAAGATTTTTGTTGTTTACTGTTTTCTTCTGGCTGGTGGTGACTCCCGTATTAATGGTTTTGATAGGGAGTGCATTTGTTTTTTCGGATAACTGGTGGTGGATGGTGGCGTGTGTGTCGCTGTATTTTGCTTTCTGGTTTTCATTGTCGATGCTGGTAAATAGCTTTTCGATGAGTTCTGCCGTGAATGCGATGACGTTGATCTTTATCTGGTTGTTTACGGGAATCATTGTACCAAATGTTTTGCAGATCGGGTTAAATAAGATGTATCCTATTCCAAGCAGAATTTCGATGGTGATTGAGGAAAGGAAGGCGTTGAACAGTTATTTTGAGAAGGATGGGCAGGAACTGACGAAGGATGTATTCAATAATCCACGTACAATGATACGCCAGGCATCTATAGTTACGCCAGGGATGGTGTATGGATATGGAGTGATTGTGTATAAGAGCCAGGAGATTAAAGATGCGGCGGCTGAAGTGGCGGAGCGGAAATTGTATGGGCAGATTGAGCGGCAGCAGGAGGCGATCAGTAGTTTTCAGCTGGCAAGTCCGGCTTTGATGCTACAGGAGCAGCTGACGACACTGGCGGGCACGCATTGGCACCAGTTTAACAGCTTTAGTACAGATGTGGATACTTTCAGGAAGGTGACGCAAAGGTTTTATTATCCTAAAATGGCGTATGATTCTACGTATCGCACATTTAATAATGACGATGTGGATGCTATTCCGAGGTTCGTGCCAAAGCAGTACGCAGGATTTGGATGGAGTCCTTTATCCAGGTCGGCGCTGATTTATTTATTGATTACGGTCGGGGTGTTGATTGCGGGATATAGGAACTTGCTGGCAGTGGTAAAGTAA
- a CDS encoding ABC transporter ATP-binding protein, whose protein sequence is MLIAENLTKQYGDYTALDKLNLEIKTGEVYCMLGSNGAGKSTTINIFLGFIPATGGRALIDGQEVDVNNAATRNMVAYIPEIVNLYPTLTGMENLEYFSALSGFKYTRDELTAYMHTAGLQSIAFDKRVNSYSKGMRQKVGIAIALVKKAKALFLDEPTSGLDPHASNEFSQIIMRLSEQGVSTLMATHDLLMAKNLGNRIGIMHRGKLRHEMHAADVSDADLTRLYIDVVKENL, encoded by the coding sequence ATGCTAATAGCAGAGAACTTAACAAAACAATACGGCGATTATACCGCTTTGGATAAATTGAATCTTGAGATTAAGACAGGTGAAGTATACTGCATGCTGGGATCTAATGGAGCCGGGAAATCCACTACGATCAATATCTTTCTTGGATTTATTCCTGCTACGGGAGGCCGGGCTTTGATTGACGGACAGGAAGTGGATGTCAATAATGCTGCCACACGAAATATGGTCGCTTATATTCCTGAGATTGTGAATCTTTATCCTACGTTGACAGGTATGGAGAACCTGGAATATTTTAGTGCGCTCTCCGGGTTTAAATACACCCGTGATGAACTGACTGCTTATATGCACACTGCGGGGCTGCAAAGCATTGCATTTGATAAAAGGGTCAACTCTTATTCTAAAGGGATGCGTCAGAAGGTTGGGATCGCGATTGCGTTAGTGAAAAAAGCGAAAGCACTCTTTCTGGATGAACCTACTTCAGGGTTGGACCCACACGCCAGCAATGAGTTTTCACAGATCATTATGCGGCTGAGTGAACAGGGCGTATCTACCCTGATGGCGACCCATGATCTGCTGATGGCGAAGAATCTCGGGAACCGGATTGGTATTATGCATAGGGGCAAACTACGGCATGAGATGCATGCAGCAGATGTTTCTGATGCGGATCTGACCAGGCTTTATATTGATGTTGTTAAAGAAAATTTGTAA
- a CDS encoding ABC transporter permease subunit yields the protein MIRIIFKKELKEIFRTSKISWMIGGLLILTILSVYNGYTYYKNHSRLLKESQEVTYQQFISQGNKNPHLGAHFGFYAYKPTADLAMIDNGIEDYTGNSFYLEPHKRGIIKFREVTDATSLKSFGFFNIAYLVQFIFPLFVFLICHNIFSKEWENGTIKMLLSSKAGKLQLYMGKLLACLSVVFMIIGIIVLAAFGLLLTGTGHFGAVLPSFLIFVVGLCLFAIIMTSIAVSVSLLTRSATLSLVILSGFWLTGVFLTPRLSAEVSKQTFPSITSIEFEHRTFNEMQYGVKGEGTKDQRREQLLKRTLAAYHVDSIQRLPVFFIPITIEFFEESDGKVMDRAYSAVEQNQARQDGLVRSLAIFSPFLAFRDFSMHMTATDMNTHNDFAEKAEIHRRKVGVIVDDFYQDHVEASNDFWKTVPQFKYEPPGTGMRFLAAWSAMAVLVCWGVLTIGLMIFSYRKMSV from the coding sequence ATGATCAGGATTATTTTTAAAAAGGAGCTGAAAGAGATCTTCCGCACTTCCAAAATATCCTGGATGATTGGCGGACTGCTGATCCTTACGATCCTTTCAGTTTATAATGGATATACCTATTATAAAAACCATAGCCGGTTGCTGAAGGAATCGCAGGAAGTGACTTATCAGCAGTTTATTTCACAGGGAAATAAAAACCCGCATTTAGGTGCTCACTTTGGTTTTTATGCATATAAGCCTACTGCTGATCTGGCGATGATTGACAATGGGATTGAGGATTATACCGGCAATTCGTTTTACCTCGAACCGCATAAGCGGGGCATTATAAAATTTAGGGAGGTGACAGATGCGACGAGTCTGAAGAGCTTTGGGTTCTTCAATATTGCTTACCTGGTACAATTTATCTTTCCGCTGTTTGTGTTCTTAATATGTCATAACATTTTCTCCAAAGAGTGGGAAAATGGAACGATTAAGATGTTGCTGAGCTCTAAGGCCGGGAAATTACAGTTGTATATGGGAAAGTTGCTGGCGTGTCTGAGTGTTGTTTTTATGATCATAGGTATTATCGTGCTGGCGGCTTTTGGGTTGTTGCTGACAGGTACCGGGCATTTCGGGGCAGTATTACCTAGCTTCCTGATCTTTGTCGTGGGGCTTTGTCTTTTTGCGATAATTATGACCAGTATTGCGGTATCTGTATCGCTCCTCACAAGGAGTGCGACGTTATCACTGGTGATCTTATCCGGTTTCTGGCTGACAGGAGTATTTTTGACCCCACGGTTATCTGCGGAGGTATCAAAGCAGACCTTCCCTTCTATTACTTCTATTGAGTTTGAGCATAGGACTTTCAATGAAATGCAATATGGCGTGAAAGGTGAAGGAACGAAAGATCAACGCCGGGAGCAATTGCTGAAGAGAACCCTGGCGGCGTATCATGTCGATAGTATTCAGCGCCTTCCGGTATTTTTTATCCCGATCACTATTGAATTCTTTGAAGAATCTGATGGAAAAGTGATGGATAGAGCGTATTCGGCGGTGGAGCAGAACCAGGCAAGACAGGATGGATTAGTACGTTCGCTGGCGATATTCTCCCCGTTTCTGGCATTCAGGGATTTTTCTATGCATATGACTGCTACAGACATGAACACGCACAATGATTTTGCAGAGAAGGCTGAGATACACCGCAGGAAGGTGGGAGTTATTGTTGATGATTTTTATCAGGATCATGTGGAAGCTTCTAATGATTTCTGGAAAACGGTGCCACAGTTTAAATATGAGCCGCCTGGTACCGGTATGCGTTTTTTAGCAGCATGGAGTGCGATGGCAGTACTGGTTTGCTGGGGGGTGTTGACTATAGGGCTAATGATCTTCTCTTACCGTAAAATGTCTGTGTGA